In Synechococcus sp. Nb3U1, one DNA window encodes the following:
- a CDS encoding WD40 repeat domain-containing protein has protein sequence MTSYALAWNPIQTQTLMGHSGAISVLTVAGELLISGSTDRTVRIWHWGSGELRHCLRGHGGAIRGLGLTRWRGQELLVSGCRFGEVRFWDPLTGESLGQLTTELGSLQALVVSSDGSRLVLAGGSDAVIQVWDLQSRQPYLRLWGHADRIHALNLSQGGVFLASVSDDETVWVWDLVAGEGIRRIPSIGPLNAAALTPDGRQLVGGGVDYALKRWDPLTGELLGVHPEHDNWIRAVAIDPTGRWLATGGDDYSIWLHQLPRCAPLRVYRDPAACISALTFSADGQTLISGNRSGGIRLWSVN, from the coding sequence ATGACCTCCTATGCTCTGGCGTGGAACCCCATTCAAACTCAAACCCTCATGGGCCACAGTGGGGCCATTTCCGTGTTGACAGTAGCTGGGGAGCTGTTGATCAGCGGCAGTACGGATCGCACCGTGCGGATCTGGCATTGGGGATCCGGTGAATTGCGCCATTGTCTACGCGGGCATGGAGGGGCGATTCGCGGCTTGGGACTGACCCGCTGGCGGGGACAGGAGCTCCTGGTGAGTGGGTGTCGCTTTGGGGAGGTACGCTTCTGGGATCCCCTCACAGGCGAGTCGTTGGGACAGTTGACCACAGAGTTGGGATCGTTGCAGGCACTGGTGGTCAGCAGCGATGGATCCCGGTTGGTGCTGGCGGGGGGATCCGATGCGGTGATTCAGGTGTGGGACTTGCAGAGCCGACAACCCTACCTGCGGTTGTGGGGACATGCGGATCGCATTCATGCCTTGAATCTCAGTCAAGGAGGGGTGTTTCTGGCCAGTGTCAGCGATGACGAAACCGTTTGGGTCTGGGATCTGGTGGCCGGAGAAGGGATTCGGCGGATCCCGTCCATTGGCCCCCTCAATGCGGCGGCCCTTACCCCCGATGGTCGGCAACTGGTGGGGGGCGGAGTGGACTACGCTCTGAAACGCTGGGATCCCCTCACCGGCGAGCTGCTAGGAGTTCATCCCGAACACGACAACTGGATTAGAGCGGTGGCCATCGACCCAACCGGACGGTGGTTGGCCACCGGAGGAGATGACTACAGCATCTGGCTACATCAACTGCCTCGATGTGCTCCTTTGAGGGTGTACCGGGATCCCGCCGCCTGCATCAGTGCCCTTACCTTTAGTGCCGATGGCCAAACTTTGATCAGTGGCAATCGCTCCGGCGGCATCCGCCTCTGGTCGGTGAATTAG
- a CDS encoding NAD(P)H-quinone oxidoreductase subunit 5: MEFIYAYAWLIPVYPLVAAFLLGLGILMFNTWTRANRSLAAFLSVFLIGTAMVHAFAILVTQVQGHETFLKTITWAQAGSFSVEMGFVVDHLTAMMLVVVTTVAFLVQIYSDGYMAHDAGYVRFYAYLSLFSSSMLGLVVSPNLVQIYIFWELVGMCSYLLIGFWHDRRAAAEAAQKAFVVNRVGDFGLLLGMLSLYWISGTFEFNEIGRNLQEMLASGSVSATLIALFAVLVFLGPVAKSAQFPLHVWLPDAMEGPTPISALIHAATMVAAGVFLVARMFPVFEGIPVVMDIIAWTGAGTAFLGASIAITQNDIKKGLAYSTISQLGYMIMAMGSGAYGAGLFHLMTHAYFKAMLFLGSGSVIHGMEAVVGHNPALAQDMRLMGGLRKYMPITASTFLIGTLAICGIPPFAGFWSKDEILGSVFEHNPALWGVGFLTAGITAFYMFRMYFLTFEGEFRGTNITLQKEVAVSEGRPVPAFAYAFAGKPAFGPGAMNIQEKPQPSSHPEAAAEAHDEHHHASEPHESPWSMTFPLLALAVPSVLIGLVGTPFANYFEAFIHPPAEHLAEVGSILPVVAEEWAEVLAGHFEWSEFLIMAGSSVGIGLLGITLASLIYFSKRIDPSTFPQSLQPLYYFSLNKWYFDDLYNRVFVQGTRFVAREALEVDSRIVDGMVNLAGLVTMVSGEVMKYLESGKAQFYALIIFAAVVVMVVLSGVGF, encoded by the coding sequence ATGGAATTTATCTACGCATACGCCTGGTTAATCCCGGTTTACCCCTTGGTGGCGGCCTTCCTGCTCGGCCTGGGCATCCTGATGTTCAACACTTGGACAAGAGCCAACCGCTCCCTGGCGGCTTTCTTGAGTGTGTTTTTGATCGGGACGGCGATGGTACATGCCTTTGCCATTCTGGTCACCCAAGTGCAGGGGCACGAAACCTTCCTCAAAACCATTACCTGGGCGCAGGCGGGATCCTTCTCGGTGGAAATGGGCTTTGTGGTGGATCACCTGACGGCGATGATGCTGGTGGTGGTGACCACCGTGGCCTTTTTGGTGCAGATCTACTCCGATGGCTATATGGCCCACGACGCGGGCTATGTGCGCTTCTACGCTTACCTGAGCCTGTTTAGTTCCTCCATGCTGGGTTTGGTGGTCAGCCCCAACCTGGTGCAGATCTATATTTTTTGGGAGCTGGTGGGGATGTGCTCTTACCTGCTCATCGGCTTCTGGCACGATCGGCGGGCGGCAGCAGAGGCAGCTCAAAAGGCGTTTGTGGTCAATCGGGTCGGCGACTTTGGCCTCTTGCTCGGTATGCTTAGCCTGTACTGGATTTCTGGCACCTTCGAGTTCAACGAGATCGGGCGCAATCTACAGGAGATGTTGGCGTCTGGCTCGGTGAGCGCTACCTTGATCGCCTTGTTTGCGGTGTTGGTCTTCTTGGGGCCGGTGGCCAAGTCGGCCCAGTTTCCATTGCATGTGTGGCTGCCGGATGCGATGGAAGGCCCTACCCCGATCTCGGCCTTGATCCATGCGGCAACGATGGTGGCGGCAGGGGTCTTTCTGGTGGCCCGCATGTTCCCTGTGTTTGAAGGGATCCCGGTGGTGATGGACATCATCGCCTGGACAGGGGCCGGCACTGCCTTCTTGGGAGCCAGCATCGCCATTACCCAAAACGATATCAAGAAGGGCTTGGCCTACTCCACCATTTCCCAGTTGGGCTACATGATCATGGCCATGGGATCTGGTGCCTACGGGGCGGGTCTGTTTCACCTGATGACCCATGCTTACTTTAAGGCGATGCTCTTTTTGGGATCCGGCTCAGTCATTCACGGCATGGAAGCAGTGGTGGGGCACAACCCAGCTCTGGCTCAGGATATGCGCCTCATGGGGGGCTTGCGCAAGTATATGCCCATCACGGCTAGCACCTTCTTGATCGGAACCCTAGCCATTTGTGGGATCCCGCCCTTTGCTGGATTTTGGTCGAAAGATGAAATCTTGGGATCCGTTTTCGAGCACAACCCGGCCCTGTGGGGAGTGGGCTTTCTAACGGCTGGGATCACGGCTTTTTACATGTTCCGCATGTATTTTCTCACTTTTGAAGGAGAATTTCGCGGTACCAACATTACTCTGCAAAAAGAAGTGGCGGTTAGCGAGGGCCGCCCGGTGCCAGCCTTTGCCTATGCTTTTGCCGGTAAGCCCGCCTTTGGCCCCGGTGCCATGAACATTCAAGAAAAGCCGCAGCCTAGCAGCCATCCCGAAGCTGCGGCAGAAGCCCACGATGAGCATCACCACGCTTCTGAGCCGCATGAGTCTCCTTGGTCCATGACCTTCCCGCTCTTGGCTTTGGCGGTGCCTTCTGTTTTGATTGGTCTGGTGGGTACGCCCTTTGCCAACTACTTTGAAGCCTTCATTCATCCACCGGCTGAACATTTGGCGGAAGTGGGTTCGATTTTGCCAGTCGTGGCCGAAGAATGGGCCGAGGTGTTGGCGGGACATTTTGAGTGGTCGGAGTTCCTGATCATGGCGGGCAGCTCTGTTGGGATTGGCTTGCTTGGCATTACCCTGGCCAGCTTGATCTATTTCTCCAAGCGCATCGATCCCAGCACTTTCCCCCAAAGTTTGCAGCCGCTCTACTACTTCTCTTTGAACAAGTGGTATTTCGATGACCTCTACAACCGCGTTTTTGTGCAGGGCACCCGTTTTGTTGCCCGGGAAGCGCTGGAGGTGGATAGCCGCATTGTTGATGGCATGGTCAACCTGGCTGGTCTGGTGACAATGGTGAGCGGCGAGGTGATGAAATACCTGGAGAGTGGCAAGGCGCAGTTTTACGCCCTGATCATCTTTGCGGCAGTGGTGGTGATGGTGGTGCTGTCGGGGGTAGGGTTCTAA
- a CDS encoding AAC(3)-I family aminoglycoside N-acetyltransferase yields MPHSYLIQHLTPEDEALMDALLVTFGKAFNEIETYLEKRPSAEYMRRLLGSDNFIALAAVQDGDVVGGIAAYELKKFEQERSEIYLYDLAVAKEHRRQGIATALIQKLKKLAAARGAYVIFVQADTGPEDEAAIALYSKLGKRENVLHFDIPVEGDKNTINSA; encoded by the coding sequence ATGCCACACTCCTACCTCATTCAGCACCTCACTCCAGAGGACGAAGCTTTGATGGATGCCCTGCTGGTTACTTTCGGCAAGGCATTTAATGAGATCGAGACCTATCTGGAAAAACGGCCTAGTGCTGAATATATGCGGCGGCTATTGGGGAGTGACAACTTCATTGCTCTTGCGGCTGTGCAGGATGGGGATGTGGTGGGAGGAATCGCCGCCTATGAATTGAAGAAATTTGAGCAGGAGCGGAGTGAGATTTACCTTTACGATTTGGCGGTAGCTAAAGAGCACAGACGCCAGGGCATCGCCACAGCCTTGATTCAGAAGTTGAAGAAATTAGCAGCTGCCCGAGGAGCTTATGTCATCTTCGTCCAAGCGGATACTGGCCCTGAAGATGAAGCGGCAATTGCCTTGTATAGCAAACTAGGGAAAAGAGAAAATGTCCTGCATTTCGATATTCCGGTAGAGGGTGATAAAAACACCATCAACTCTGCATAA
- a CDS encoding single-stranded DNA-binding protein: MSLNLVTLVGRAGMDPELRFFESGKVVCTFSLAVNRLRKNDDKPDWFNLELWGRTAEIAGEYVRKGSLIGVTGSLKFDRWKDKSTGEDRQKPIIAVDRLELLGSRQDRDSNMPSEEPF; this comes from the coding sequence ATGAGCCTGAATCTGGTCACCCTTGTGGGGCGAGCCGGTATGGATCCGGAGCTGCGCTTCTTCGAGTCGGGCAAGGTGGTGTGTACCTTCAGTCTGGCGGTGAATCGCCTCCGCAAAAATGATGACAAACCCGATTGGTTCAACCTGGAGCTGTGGGGCCGTACTGCTGAGATTGCCGGGGAATACGTGCGCAAGGGTAGTCTGATCGGGGTGACGGGCAGCCTTAAGTTCGACCGTTGGAAAGACAAATCTACTGGCGAAGACCGCCAGAAACCGATCATCGCCGTGGATCGGCTGGAATTGCTGGGATCCCGTCAAGACCGCGACAGCAACATGCCCTCGGAAGAACCGTTTTGA